In Lactobacillus sp. PV012, one genomic interval encodes:
- a CDS encoding YoaK family protein codes for MKVIKKIKGLFTEKVPSQSRILATALTFSGGFVDAYTYIQRGHTLSAEQTANVIFFGESVVTENVKGMLTRGSTFVAFSIGLLMVGLFHKYVKSNYWRVFCLFPILLICIIVGFLPASFPNYYIVPATSFCMALQNASFSKIEGMNYSNAFTTGNLSNSAVAWSAYFFGADKGKYSAAKNYLWLVIAFALGAIVSSYLQNFFYLKTIWFGAVVIAIINILYLAMLKRTQKINFS; via the coding sequence GTGAAAGTAATCAAAAAAATAAAAGGACTTTTCACGGAAAAAGTTCCATCTCAATCCCGTATTTTAGCAACTGCTCTGACCTTTTCAGGAGGATTTGTAGATGCTTATACATATATTCAAAGAGGTCATACCCTTTCAGCTGAGCAAACTGCAAATGTAATTTTTTTTGGTGAATCTGTAGTAACAGAAAATGTTAAAGGGATGCTGACGAGAGGAAGTACTTTTGTAGCTTTTAGTATTGGATTATTAATGGTAGGGTTATTTCATAAATATGTAAAAAGCAATTATTGGCGAGTTTTTTGCCTATTTCCAATTTTATTGATTTGTATTATTGTAGGCTTTTTACCGGCTAGTTTTCCTAATTATTATATTGTACCGGCTACTTCTTTCTGTATGGCGCTTCAAAATGCTTCTTTTAGTAAAATTGAAGGAATGAATTATAGTAATGCCTTCACCACAGGAAATTTAAGTAATTCTGCAGTTGCTTGGTCAGCTTACTTTTTTGGTGCAGATAAAGGAAAATATAGTGCTGCAAAAAACTATTTATGGTTAGTTATTGCATTTGCCCTTGGTGCAATTGTCTCTTCTTATCTACAAAATTTTTTCTATTTGAAAACAATTTGGTTTGGAGCAGTTGTGATTGCAATAATTAACATTCTTTATTTGGCAATGTTAAAAAGAACCCAGAAGATTAATTTTAGTTGA
- a CDS encoding YoaK family protein, translating to MSFKRLINDHIPSESRLLASALTFSGGFVDAYTYIQRGHTLSAGQTGNVIFFAHSLARGNVSGMVTRASTFIAFTIGLMIVGLFHKYVKSNYWRVFCLFPILLICIIVGFLPASFPNYIIVPAIAFCMAIQNASFSKIEGMGYNNVFTTGNLKKSMVAWSAYFFGEDKSQYTAAQNYMWLVISFAIGAMVSAFLQKSYGLKTIWYGAILLALINMGYFLLLKRKKKLNL from the coding sequence GTGAGTTTTAAAAGATTAATTAATGATCATATTCCTTCTGAATCGCGTTTACTAGCCAGTGCGCTTACTTTTTCAGGAGGATTTGTAGACGCTTATACTTATATTCAAAGAGGTCATACTCTGTCAGCTGGCCAAACAGGTAATGTTATCTTTTTTGCCCATTCATTAGCCCGAGGAAATGTTAGTGGAATGGTTACAAGAGCGAGCACATTTATTGCTTTTACAATTGGCTTGATGATTGTAGGATTATTCCATAAATATGTAAAAAGTAATTATTGGCGAGTTTTTTGTCTGTTTCCAATTTTATTGATTTGTATCATTGTGGGTTTTTTGCCAGCTAGTTTTCCTAATTATATTATTGTGCCGGCAATTGCTTTTTGTATGGCAATTCAAAATGCTTCTTTTAGTAAAATTGAAGGAATGGGTTATAATAACGTTTTTACAACAGGAAACCTAAAGAAATCAATGGTAGCTTGGTCTGCATATTTTTTTGGAGAAGATAAAAGTCAATACACGGCTGCGCAAAATTATATGTGGTTAGTAATTTCTTTTGCAATTGGGGCAATGGTGTCAGCTTTTTTACAAAAAAGCTATGGACTAAAGACAATTTGGTATGGGGCGATTTTATTAGCCTTAATTAATATGGGATACTTTCTCTTGCTAAAAAGAAAAAAGAAATTAAACTTGTAA
- a CDS encoding helix-turn-helix domain-containing protein: MREMRIGERLKTVRLFLGLTQTEMSEGVMTESYYSKVERDISKVKIDALLTMLNRNGISLEDFFEINNPEIDKTTLDVLETSLLTLPQKDSWDLMELLFKEAEENKIDKKAEVADLAIRYLHHCYVNSWVAEGKKVIKFIERLPPYPILAIEKLCAQYYHALFEKNTKKISTIKELLTFNGYEKISKELPELNNEDRQR; the protein is encoded by the coding sequence ATGAGAGAAATGAGAATTGGAGAACGTTTAAAAACGGTTCGACTTTTTTTAGGATTAACACAAACAGAGATGTCAGAAGGAGTGATGACTGAATCTTATTATTCTAAAGTTGAGCGGGATATTAGTAAAGTTAAAATAGATGCTTTATTAACAATGCTGAATAGAAATGGAATTTCTTTAGAAGACTTTTTTGAAATTAATAATCCAGAAATTGATAAAACAACTCTTGATGTTTTAGAAACTAGTCTGCTTACCTTACCCCAAAAAGATAGTTGGGATTTAATGGAGCTTTTATTTAAAGAAGCTGAAGAAAATAAGATTGATAAAAAAGCTGAAGTAGCAGATTTAGCTATTAGGTATTTACATCATTGCTATGTTAATAGTTGGGTAGCTGAGGGTAAAAAAGTGATTAAATTTATTGAAAGATTGCCCCCATATCCAATTTTAGCTATTGAAAAGTTGTGTGCGCAATATTATCATGCACTCTTTGAGAAAAATACTAAGAAAATTAGTACGATTAAAGAACTTTTAACTTTCAATGGCTATGAAAAAATCAGTAAAGAGTTACCTGAGTTAAATAATGAGGATAGACAAAGATAA
- a CDS encoding alpha/beta hydrolase, giving the protein MSKLANDTRVFKINPKIDVQNVHFENRYGFTLAGHLYIPSNFDDSKKHAAIAISGPFGAVKEQASGLYAQTLAERGFVTVAFDQSMTGESSGKRRDVASSDIFVEDFSAAVDFLGKQNFVDRERIGAIGICGLGSHVLTAASIDIRLKAVATSVMYDMADSMWKGLNNTKTAEQQKKEKEYLAEMRWKEVDQGEQITGLHELPFDEDNNPIYAPKLFGSTLPNGADPVTTQFFEYYKVRAFHPRSINSNSAWDATTPVSYYNFPLQQKIEKITAPALIVTGEKAHSRYMAQEAYDRLRTQKELIVVPDATHVDLYDQMDKIPFDKLESFFKKNL; this is encoded by the coding sequence ATGAGTAAATTAGCTAATGATACGCGAGTTTTCAAAATAAATCCTAAAATTGATGTTCAAAATGTTCACTTTGAAAATAGATATGGCTTTACCTTAGCGGGTCACTTATATATACCTTCAAATTTTGATGATAGTAAAAAACATGCCGCAATTGCTATCTCTGGTCCCTTTGGAGCAGTTAAAGAACAGGCCAGTGGTCTTTACGCTCAAACTTTAGCAGAAAGAGGCTTTGTAACAGTAGCTTTTGATCAATCAATGACTGGGGAAAGTTCTGGTAAAAGACGGGATGTCGCAAGTAGTGATATTTTCGTAGAAGATTTTAGTGCAGCAGTAGATTTTCTCGGAAAACAAAATTTTGTTGACAGAGAGCGGATTGGTGCCATTGGTATTTGTGGGTTGGGTTCACATGTTTTAACAGCCGCTTCAATTGATATACGCCTTAAAGCAGTTGCCACAAGTGTAATGTATGATATGGCTGATTCAATGTGGAAAGGTCTTAATAATACAAAAACAGCTGAACAACAGAAAAAAGAAAAAGAATATTTGGCAGAAATGAGATGGAAAGAAGTAGATCAAGGAGAGCAAATTACTGGTCTACATGAATTACCATTTGATGAAGATAATAATCCAATTTATGCACCTAAATTATTTGGGAGTACCTTACCGAATGGAGCAGATCCAGTAACTACTCAATTTTTTGAGTATTACAAAGTAAGAGCTTTTCATCCACGTTCAATTAATTCTAATTCAGCCTGGGATGCAACTACTCCTGTGAGTTATTACAACTTTCCTTTGCAACAAAAAATTGAGAAAATTACTGCTCCAGCTTTGATTGTTACTGGAGAAAAGGCGCATTCACGTTATATGGCACAAGAAGCATATGATCGTTTAAGAACTCAGAAGGAATTAATAGTGGTTCCTGATGCAACACATGTAGATTTATATGACCAAATGGACAAAATTCCTTTTGATAAATTAGAGTCATTCTTTAAAAAGAATCTATAG
- a CDS encoding acetate/propionate family kinase: protein MKSVLAINTGSSSFKFKLFALKDEEVLAEGMADRIGMTDASFTLTGRNKQKYVQNVEIPTQEAAVELLISALKKYKIINNLNEIIGIGHRIVAGGESFQDSTLITQDNLQEIFDLGEYAPLHNRIEGQVVKKFMDLLPGVPEVGVFDTSFHQTLDPIHYLYSVPYKWYKKYGVRKYGAHGTSIRYVSQRAAQLMHKNLADLKLIVCHLGSGASITAVKNGKSYDTSMGFSPVAGITMSSRSGDVDPSLLEYVMEKEKIPMKKMIDILETKSGLLGISELSKDMRDIKHNLNNRQALLARNIFKNRILRYVGAYITEMAGADAIIFTAGIGEHDSGVRQSVMEGLKIFGLVPDLKANELNKEGIISKPESKIKALIIPTNEELMIERDVVRVTNLSAA, encoded by the coding sequence ATGAAAAGTGTTTTAGCAATTAATACTGGAAGTTCGTCTTTTAAGTTTAAATTATTTGCTTTAAAAGATGAAGAAGTATTAGCAGAGGGGATGGCAGATAGAATTGGAATGACTGATGCATCTTTTACGCTTACAGGAAGAAATAAGCAAAAATATGTTCAAAACGTAGAAATCCCCACCCAAGAAGCTGCAGTTGAATTATTAATTAGTGCTCTAAAAAAATATAAAATTATTAATAATTTAAATGAAATTATAGGAATTGGCCACCGTATTGTAGCAGGAGGAGAGTCTTTTCAAGATTCAACTTTAATTACTCAAGATAATCTACAAGAAATTTTTGATTTAGGTGAGTATGCTCCTCTTCATAATAGGATTGAAGGTCAGGTTGTAAAAAAATTCATGGATCTTTTACCAGGTGTTCCAGAAGTAGGAGTATTTGATACTTCATTTCATCAAACACTTGATCCAATTCACTATTTATATTCAGTTCCCTATAAATGGTATAAAAAATATGGAGTTCGTAAGTATGGAGCTCATGGTACTTCAATTCGTTATGTTTCTCAGCGAGCCGCTCAATTAATGCATAAAAATTTAGCAGATTTAAAGTTAATTGTTTGCCATCTAGGTTCTGGAGCATCTATTACTGCAGTTAAAAATGGAAAGTCATATGATACTTCAATGGGTTTTAGTCCTGTTGCTGGTATTACAATGAGTTCACGTTCAGGAGATGTAGATCCTTCTTTGCTAGAATATGTAATGGAAAAAGAAAAGATACCAATGAAGAAAATGATTGATATTTTGGAAACCAAATCTGGTTTGTTAGGTATTTCAGAGTTATCTAAGGATATGAGAGATATAAAACATAATCTAAATAACCGACAAGCACTTTTAGCGCGAAATATATTTAAAAATAGAATTTTGCGCTATGTAGGAGCTTATATAACTGAAATGGCTGGTGCAGATGCGATAATCTTCACAGCAGGGATTGGTGAACATGACAGTGGAGTCCGGCAGAGTGTAATGGAGGGACTGAAAATTTTTGGACTTGTACCAGACCTTAAAGCAAATGAGCTAAATAAAGAAGGAATAATTAGTAAACCAGAATCTAAAATTAAAGCACTAATTATTCCAACTAATGAAGAGTTAATGATTGAACGAGATGTGGTTAGAGTAACAAATTTAAGTGCAGCATAG
- a CDS encoding peptidylprolyl isomerase has translation MSYPQLNLEKVSGPVATLDTNQGQIKIKLFEKQAPMTVENFVRLSKKGYYDGTTFHRVINDFMIQGGDPEGDGTGGESIWGHPFEDEFSKEVFNLRGALSMANSGPNTNGSQFFIVQNKNMPKRFIRELDGAGYPKEIIKAYKQGGTPWLDGRHTVFGQVIEGMEVVDKIAKVKKDSTDKPVEDVIIETISIED, from the coding sequence ATGAGCTATCCACAATTAAATTTAGAAAAAGTAAGTGGTCCAGTAGCAACTCTTGATACTAATCAAGGACAAATTAAAATTAAGCTATTTGAAAAACAAGCTCCAATGACAGTTGAAAATTTTGTTCGTTTATCTAAAAAGGGTTATTACGATGGTACTACTTTTCATCGGGTAATAAATGATTTTATGATTCAAGGTGGAGATCCTGAAGGGGATGGTACTGGAGGAGAAAGTATCTGGGGTCATCCCTTCGAGGATGAATTTTCTAAAGAAGTGTTCAATTTGCGTGGTGCACTTTCAATGGCAAACTCAGGTCCTAACACAAATGGTAGTCAATTTTTCATTGTTCAAAATAAGAATATGCCTAAGCGTTTCATCAGAGAATTAGATGGAGCGGGCTATCCTAAGGAAATTATCAAGGCGTATAAGCAAGGTGGAACTCCTTGGCTTGATGGGCGACACACAGTCTTTGGCCAGGTAATTGAAGGGATGGAGGTTGTTGATAAAATTGCTAAAGTTAAAAAAGACAGTACTGATAAGCCAGTAGAAGATGTAATTATTGAGACAATTTCTATCGAAGATTAA
- a CDS encoding LysR family transcriptional regulator, producing MEIRVLRYFLAVCEEKNFSRAAKKLLISQPALSKQIKDLETELGVKLFIRDHQLKLTPEAYFLRQKAQDIVNLSDLTAQTLKKDKIISGVLRIGAGESPELGNLMKILGELGKNKNVQIMMEDGNADQIEAKIENGLLDFGVVMGNRQLSNFNTIVLPQKNEFVAYFKDNLPLAKKVALTSEDLINYPLGIISQRMVNDKFKVWAQENFDKLDFYALSNLAYNSILMAYETNTVVITYKGLPAIKDPHFIYRPLSPRVFDLNTLIWKKNIQLTSLNSKFLEKLKDSLH from the coding sequence ATGGAAATTCGAGTATTAAGATATTTTTTGGCAGTTTGTGAAGAAAAAAATTTTTCCCGTGCAGCAAAGAAATTATTAATTTCACAGCCTGCTCTTTCAAAACAAATTAAAGATTTAGAAACAGAATTAGGAGTTAAGTTATTTATTAGAGATCATCAGTTAAAACTGACTCCTGAAGCTTATTTTTTACGTCAAAAGGCTCAAGATATCGTCAATTTAAGTGATCTTACTGCACAAACTCTCAAAAAAGATAAAATAATTAGTGGAGTTTTACGTATTGGTGCAGGAGAAAGTCCTGAATTGGGAAATTTAATGAAAATTTTAGGCGAACTAGGTAAAAATAAAAATGTTCAAATTATGATGGAAGATGGAAATGCCGATCAAATCGAAGCTAAAATAGAAAATGGGCTCCTTGATTTTGGGGTAGTGATGGGTAATCGCCAATTAAGTAATTTTAATACTATTGTTTTACCTCAAAAAAATGAATTTGTTGCTTATTTTAAAGATAATTTACCTCTTGCAAAAAAGGTTGCTCTCACTTCAGAGGATTTGATTAACTATCCTTTAGGAATAATCAGTCAACGAATGGTTAATGATAAATTTAAAGTCTGGGCACAAGAAAACTTCGATAAATTAGATTTTTATGCGTTATCTAACTTAGCTTACAATTCTATTTTAATGGCTTATGAAACAAATACGGTCGTTATTACTTACAAAGGTTTACCCGCTATTAAAGATCCTCACTTTATTTATCGTCCACTCTCACCAAGAGTTTTTGATTTAAATACTCTAATTTGGAAGAAAAATATTCAATTAACTTCTTTAAACAGCAAATTTTTGGAAAAGCTTAAAGACTCTTTGCACTAA
- a CDS encoding peptide ABC transporter substrate-binding protein, translating into MSKLKVFAAGLVTLTTGALLAACGNKNATSSDTASLNTSTPNEISTLDSSKYGDTTSSEILQNTVEGLYRFDKNNKPQLAGATAVSRSKDQKVYTFSLRKNAKWSNGDPVVAQDYVTGWQRTVDPKSQSLDADSYAIIKNGDAIAQGKQSPSKLGVKAIGKYKLQVTLENPIPYLPQILEGAQFYPQDTNLVKKYGSKYGTSSDKMAYNGPFVVKGWTGSNLKWSLNKNKTYWNKKIVNLSKVNYQVVKETSTGINMFKSNEISYTPLSSAYVKQYRNNDEYHSKITPTNGYMSFNLKRKVSGNVHVRRAISQAINKKQLVNDVLFAGKVSNGIVASDFITDQATGNDYRKDAGDVVTYNVAAARKEWKLAQKDLGKKITIELLTSDITDSKAVGEFLQSNLMENLPGLTVKVRSMPLKSRLANTTNHNYDMVYGTWQPSYEDPIDFLTVGGLFNLAPDYHNDNFWNEIDNARSKYATNPKMRLQSLIKAENQLIKKDAFAVPLYQSATSYLLKSNVKNFQLSPYGNVVYYWNVKVK; encoded by the coding sequence ATGTCTAAATTAAAAGTTTTTGCTGCTGGATTAGTTACACTAACTACTGGAGCACTCTTAGCAGCATGTGGAAATAAAAATGCGACTAGTTCGGATACTGCGAGTTTGAATACTTCAACTCCGAATGAAATCTCGACCTTGGATTCAAGTAAGTATGGTGATACTACAAGTTCAGAAATTTTACAAAATACTGTTGAAGGACTTTATCGCTTTGATAAAAATAATAAACCTCAGCTAGCTGGAGCGACTGCTGTTAGTCGTTCAAAAGATCAAAAAGTTTACACATTTTCTTTAAGAAAAAATGCAAAATGGTCAAATGGTGATCCTGTTGTTGCTCAAGACTATGTAACAGGTTGGCAAAGAACTGTTGATCCGAAGAGTCAATCTTTGGATGCAGATAGTTATGCGATTATTAAAAATGGTGATGCAATTGCACAAGGAAAGCAATCTCCAAGTAAACTGGGTGTTAAGGCGATTGGAAAATATAAATTACAAGTTACTTTAGAAAATCCAATTCCTTATCTTCCTCAAATTTTGGAAGGAGCACAATTTTACCCACAAGATACCAATTTAGTAAAAAAATATGGCTCAAAGTATGGTACAAGTAGTGACAAAATGGCTTACAATGGTCCATTTGTAGTTAAGGGATGGACCGGATCTAACTTGAAGTGGTCTTTAAATAAAAATAAAACTTACTGGAATAAAAAGATTGTTAATTTAAGTAAGGTAAATTACCAAGTTGTTAAGGAAACGTCAACTGGAATTAATATGTTTAAATCTAATGAAATTTCTTATACTCCACTTTCTTCTGCTTATGTAAAACAATATCGTAATAATGATGAGTATCATTCAAAGATTACTCCAACTAATGGGTATATGAGTTTTAACTTAAAGCGTAAAGTATCAGGTAATGTGCATGTACGTCGTGCCATCAGTCAAGCAATTAATAAGAAGCAATTAGTAAATGATGTATTATTTGCCGGCAAAGTTTCTAATGGTATTGTTGCTTCAGACTTTATTACAGACCAAGCAACTGGTAATGATTACCGAAAAGATGCTGGGGATGTAGTAACTTATAATGTTGCAGCAGCACGTAAAGAATGGAAGTTAGCCCAAAAAGATCTTGGTAAAAAGATTACAATTGAATTGCTAACTTCAGATATTACAGATTCTAAGGCAGTTGGAGAATTTTTACAAAGTAATTTAATGGAAAATCTCCCAGGCTTGACTGTAAAAGTACGCTCAATGCCACTTAAGTCACGTCTGGCTAATACTACAAATCATAATTATGATATGGTTTATGGTACTTGGCAACCAAGTTATGAAGATCCAATTGATTTCTTAACTGTTGGTGGTCTGTTTAACTTAGCTCCTGATTATCACAATGATAATTTCTGGAATGAAATTGATAATGCACGCTCAAAATATGCCACTAATCCGAAGATGAGACTTCAATCTCTAATTAAGGCTGAAAATCAATTAATTAAGAAGGATGCTTTTGCAGTTCCATTATATCAATCTGCAACTTCTTACTTATTAAAGTCTAACGTTAAGAACTTCCAATTATCTCCATATGGTAATGTCGTTTACTATTGGAATGTAAAAGTTAAATAA
- a CDS encoding alpha/beta hydrolase has translation MKKKFSLILSLAILLLVITGCGKNTGAKPNVKQKLTLTNTSSIPTFFFHGYGSSANAEHQMTNAALKADVTHTVIRANVSADGKVSFNKTMAKSTKNPIVEVNLEDNRSGNVSYVKDVIVAFEQKYHYQKINLVGHSMGNLMIANYIKDNYNNKNLPQINKVVSIAGHYNGYLGEEVGRKAKIKNKQTGEPDEYAESFKNLLSLRKTYPKNSQVLNIYGDKKDGSKSDGSVSVASAQSYKYLINGRAKSYKEIEITGKNAQHSKLHENKEVDKYLINFLWK, from the coding sequence ATGAAGAAGAAATTTAGTTTAATTTTATCCTTGGCAATCCTCCTATTAGTAATTACAGGATGCGGTAAAAATACTGGAGCTAAGCCGAATGTTAAGCAAAAGTTAACCTTAACAAATACTAGTAGTATTCCTACCTTCTTTTTTCATGGCTATGGTTCTAGTGCAAATGCTGAACACCAAATGACTAATGCAGCTTTAAAAGCTGATGTAACTCATACGGTAATTCGAGCTAATGTTAGTGCTGACGGTAAAGTGAGTTTTAACAAGACAATGGCAAAAAGTACCAAAAATCCAATCGTAGAAGTAAATTTAGAAGATAATAGGAGTGGTAATGTTAGCTATGTTAAGGATGTAATTGTAGCTTTTGAGCAAAAATATCACTACCAAAAGATTAATTTAGTAGGACATTCAATGGGAAATTTGATGATTGCTAATTATATTAAAGATAATTACAATAACAAGAACCTCCCACAAATTAATAAAGTAGTTTCAATTGCCGGCCATTATAATGGTTATTTAGGTGAAGAAGTAGGCCGGAAAGCAAAAATAAAAAATAAGCAAACAGGTGAGCCGGATGAGTACGCAGAAAGTTTTAAAAATTTACTTTCTTTGAGAAAGACTTATCCTAAAAATAGCCAGGTTTTAAATATTTACGGTGATAAAAAAGATGGTTCGAAATCAGATGGCTCTGTTTCAGTAGCCTCGGCGCAATCATATAAATATTTAATTAATGGGCGAGCTAAATCATATAAAGAAATTGAAATAACTGGAAAAAATGCTCAACATAGTAAATTGCATGAGAATAAAGAAGTAGATAAATATTTAATTAATTTTTTATGGAAGTAA